One segment of Primulina tabacum isolate GXHZ01 chromosome 14, ASM2559414v2, whole genome shotgun sequence DNA contains the following:
- the LOC142525674 gene encoding heat shock 22 kDa protein, mitochondrial, translating to MASSLALKKLVSSGILSRSLRPVCAVAQPASSRFFSTNAVREYDSDERDLDVDRRLDRRVFSPFTDFFSPFSPRSSLSQILNMMDQFMESPVTSSLRRNWDVKETADGLQLRVDMPGLSKEEVKVSVEQNTLVIKGEGKKESEDEETMQRYSSRIDLPEKLYKTNEIKAEMKNGVLKIFLPKIKEEERVDVFNVNVE from the exons GAAGCTCGTTTCTTCCGGTATCCTATCGAGGTCACTCCGTCCAGTGTGTGCGGTGGCTCAGCCCGCCTCCTCACGATTCTTCAGCACCAACGCTGTACGTGAGTACGACAGCGATGAACGTGACTTGGATGTTGACCGTCGACTAGATCGCCGCGTGTTCTCGCCCTTTACAG ACTTTTTCAGCCCATTCTCACCACGCAGCAGCCTGAGCCAAATCCTGAACATGATGGATCAATTTATGGAATCCCCTGTAACTTCTAGCTTAAGAAGGAACTGGGACGTTAAAGAAACAGCTGACGGTCTTCAACTGCGTGTGGACATGCCTGGTCTGAGCAAGGAGGAGGTCAAAGTCTCGGTGGAGCAGAATACTCTGGTCATCAAAGGCGAGGGCAAGAAAGAGTCCGAAGACGAAGAGACTATGCAGAGGTACAGTAGCAGAATCGATCTTCCTGAGAAACTGTACAAGACAAATGAGATCAAAGCCGAGATGAAAAATGGGGTTCTCAAGATTTTCCTGCCCAAGATTAAAGAAGAGGAGAGAGTTGATGTTTTCAATGTGAATGTTGAGTGA